GCTGAGCATTTTCACTTATTTAACTTGTGCaccttaaagcgcgacttaagtcgtgtttcagtaacgtctaaccgttacattcctgacaaaatgtatgggatctgacattgaccgtcagttttgtaacgattgctaacTGGCCGTTAAAgatgcacagttaagtgaaaatgcccagtTATTGGCCCCTTCATAcccatagtaattggccactcttagcAATAAGACTTCTATTGCCTTGTTACTTTCTATCACAAAAGGGGAGAGGATTGTAGTTCAAAGTTTGTACGGGAGTCCGATTACCGCGTTCCACACGAAGTGTCGCAGTGTCTAGTTTAACTATAGAAGCCATATTGTTTCTTGCAGGATTGTTCACGATCCCGGAGTACCCCGAACTGGAGGCGAGACGCGGCATGTGGTCTGCGGCCCTCGAAGCTATCCTCACGACCCTGCGGTACCTCGCGCCGGCGACACTGCTCACTCTCTTCTGGGGCCAGGAGAGCTTCCTTTTCAGACTTCTGAAGAGCATCGACAACGCTTTCAGAGCGAGTATGTACAAACCTATACTTTTTCTTGCCTATAAAACTTGATGGTGGTTTATGGGCAGAATTATGTTTCTGCATTTCTCACGTATATCCTAAGACCCAGATGTTATGAGTTCAATCTTACAGATAAGTATACATGCTGAAATGTGAATACTCATGATACGGAATCATAGTCACATCCACGTTACCGTATATGTACCTACGACGGAAGATTGCCTACAATTTAAGAGTCTTTCATAATAGGTATGGGATTTTCTTCAATGATTTATGTCGAGTACTTAACAGAATTAGCTCCTTCGTCTTTGAGTTCAATGTCTACTGCAGGAATCGAAGTTCGAAGAGAAAAGTTAAATGTCAACAGTTAAAAATACCAACGCTACAAAATAATACTGTCACAACGACGGCGTACATTCATTTTGTACAGTGacttgcaataatatgttacacaacgaaagccgaaaaaatatctgacacgatcttattacGTGTAGATCCATAAGAGCATGTCACATATTTATGCGGCCTtctaagagtaacatattattgcaggtgactgatGTACTCAAATCACTCAACTCGCTCAAAATACTCATATCAAAAAATTCTCGATTCCAGTCATATTCTCAAGCGAAGAGCAGAAGGAAGACGTGCTACAATGGCTGGCAGAAGCGGGCCCCGTGCGGGTGGAGCACCTCGACACCGTGTGGCGGCACGGCTGGATACTGTGCGGCGTGCTGGACGCGGCGCTGCCCGGCGCGTGCGCCGGACACCCGCCCACCAGACTCTCCCTCAAGCACGCGCAGACTATTGCTGATCATTACCTTGGCGTTGAGCCAGTAAGGACTATTGTATCTTTACTTAAAATGAACGCCCAagcttaattttatattaaatagatAGTTGAACAAGTACATGTTTCTGATGCTCGCTCACAATTATTTAGCCGACGCAATCGCGCCTTTTGACATCCATAAAATTGCGCATGAGCAACAGAGATAATCTCTGGCAAGTAAAAGTATGACACGGTATATATTTTGTTCCAGGTCTTCTCCCGCCAGGAGCTGGAATCGAACGACTCGCTCAGCAAGCATCAAGAATGGAAACTCGCTACATTCTTAGATCGTGTACGCCAAGCGCTCGCCAAGGTTTCGCCTCCCGTATCCAAGCCGCCATCGCATCGAACCTCTCCTGAAACCTCGCAATTCACCCTCGATTACGTTGCTCGAGGCTCTGGCCTCGTAGCAGCTCAAGTTCGGAACAAAGTCTATTTTAAGATATATCCGACTGCTCAACAATGCCTCGATCCAGGTGAAATAACAATACTCATTAAAGGTCCACGAGACACATATGGCATGACAGTCATTCCTCCTATCTTCGGAAAAGCACAGTTGATACGCCAAAAATTACTGGGGCTCCAGACAAAGCCTGCCTTCACGGAAAATGCTCTACCGATAACACAAGGAGCCACCTACTTGCGATCGTATGGAAAAAACGACATGAACAAAACCTACTTTATTCCTAAAGATCGTTATGATATTGAAATTAATGTCGACTCAAAACCAGAGCATTCTAAAATTGGTTACACTGTAAGCTATGAGGGACGACATGAACTCTCCATAACAAGTAGAGGACAACATATTGTAGGGTCACCGTTTACAGTTACAGCTTCTCATAATATTATTGATATACTACAACAAAAGAGTTTCTGCTTAGAAGATGGTGAAGAAATAGACATAGTGGATATTAAATCTGATAGGAAAGTTGTTTTACGTATTGTTGATTTTGTCACTGAGAAGATGCTATTAAAAGAGAACGGAACACTGGAAAAAATAAGTGATGACGAAGCCAAAATTTTAATGACAACTGACGAAAACCAGAACAGCGACGAAACTCTAAGCATGGGCTCGCAGTCTGATAGGAGCCTATTAACAAGCTTTGACGAGCCATTAATGCCTCAAAGATTTAACACGACAGcccaaaaaatattaaagatgAACAGAGTTTGTAAGATGTTCAATAGTATTATGGCAGAAAAACAAGAAATGTTAGAAAGCAGCAGCGATTCATTTTTTAATAAGGGAAATCCACAAGATGTCCCAGATATTGTTAATTCAACATTAAGTGAGacgaatacaaataaatatgtcgTTAATGATAAACGTGACACATTTATTATACCAGAAAGCATTTCGGTGTCACTGCGAACTGAAAAACCGAAATCCTTACATGAACAAGTAATCTTTAAAGAAAGTAGTCAAGGTTATGAACCAAAAGAGATACCTATACTTGTAAATGATTGTAAAGGTGAGGAAATCATCATTGGCAGAAAGATGCACGAAGATAATATTTCTTTTGTCTCATCATCAAGCAATCCTTTCCTTAATGAGACATACGAACAAGGTTATGAAACAGAAAAGATTTTGGGCTCCTTTATAAATACAGAATATGAAACAAACCGGTCTCAAAGTGAAGTAACTACTACTGCaccaataaatatatttgtggAAGAAACCTATTCTAACACTCCGTCTCCATTAATCACAAATCCGTTTATAGAGCCAGATATTGTAGAAAGACCGAAAACTCCAGTTTTAAAAATTTTAACTGGTGACATTGCAGATCATAAAGACTCCATTTATGTGAATAGTGGACCTATGTCTAGCGATTTACTACAAGGCAATGAATTTATAAACCCTTTTTTTATTCACCGACATTCTATTGATGAGGAAAATGATATACCAAGTAACGTAACCGACTTCATTATTGGCGCCCCAGTGTCTTTGCCTCCCTCTTTAAGAGTGCCGACCCCAGAACCGGCATTGGAATCTTTAATGATAGCAAACAATGAGAATATAACTCAAATCGTTCCCAAAGGACAAGAAGTTCAAGAATGTGCAAGTGAAGTTTTCTCGACCCCTACACACACTAACAAATCTGGTCGGCGTTCAACGGACTCATTAACTTTTCATAGTCTCGACTCTGATGCTACAGAAAATGTAGAAATTATTAATATAACCACGGGGGAATACAACAAAGACCCAAATACCGAACAGTCCAATATCACCAAAAGTTTGACTCCTAGAAGAGATATGTGGGATTCAGCGTATGTAAGCATCGATGACAGCAACAGCTCCCCTGATACAAACAACAACGAGAGCAGTATGTTATGTGAAATACCAAAATACAGAAAAAATCACACGGACCTCAGTGGTCTTAAATCTGAAGAATTAATTAAAATGGGTCCCGCTGAAAGAGAATTGTGGCTTACTTGCAGTGATTTGAATGTTGATGATAGTTGTAGGATTGATGAATTTAGACCGACTAAATCAGAAATAAAACGCATGACATTTACGCCAATCATCGAAGAAAATGACCGGAGCATCTCGTCAGCCATGAAAGAATTACCAAGAACTGATTCGATAACAAAACAGGGTGGTCTAGAAACAGTTACAGTGGCATTTGCTGAACTAAACGACATGTATCATCAATATTTCCCAACTTCAGATTCTCTAACAGTCAATAACGACAACATAAAAGAAATCAATGAGATACAATACAcagttgaaaaaaatcatatttatgtcgATTCGGCGTCTGAAAAACTCTCAGATGTGAAAAGACGTGCAAAGCAAATAGAAGGCGAGATTTCTGAGGTTCAGTCAAATGTCACTGAATCTGTTTCAGCAAGTCAGACCCTTCAAAATGAGATTATTGAGTCCGAAGAAGAAAAAGGCGAAATTAAATTTGGTAGTGACAACCGAAATAACATTGTACTAGAACGAAAGAAATATTGGGACGATAGAATACGAGAAATTGAGGCTAAGTCTGATGAAATTAAGGCAAATCAAAAGAAGAGACGGCTCTCTTCTAAACACCTGAGGCCAAATGATTCCTTGTCTAAAAAAAGAGGAAAAGAAATAGCCAAGAAAATTTTAAGTGAAGGTGGCGCCGTGACCCAAAACGTGACCGAAATTATTAGACAAAAGTATCCAACTCCTCAAGCTTCAATAGAAGAAACTCAAACTGATGGGAAGCTTGTAGAAAAGTGGAAGAAATATTGGGATGATAAACTGGAAGTGGAGAGAGAAGAAACAGACTCGATTCGTTCAAGAAGCAGATCGCCAAAAAGTAGTGATTCTCCCATACAAATGCAATCTTCTCCTAGCAAGAAAGACGAATTAGGAATGAATCTTACTTCAAGTAACACTCAGTCCTCGCCTACAAGACAAGAACTTCCTGAAGAAGTGTTTAAAGCGTTTGAAACAAGTCCAAAAAGGTTTTTTGGAACGTCGAGGAAACAGATTTTGAATAAAATTGACTCTTTTTTTGGAAAGCCAAGCGTCGCAGATCAATCATCGGAAGATGTCTGCGGTGCGAAATATGAAAGTGGTTTAGTTTCTAGTCGAATATCTTTGTTCCACAATATATCGCAAAAA
The sequence above is a segment of the Cydia amplana chromosome 2, ilCydAmpl1.1, whole genome shotgun sequence genome. Coding sequences within it:
- the LOC134659421 gene encoding uncharacterized protein LOC134659421, whose protein sequence is MSDTIFDLNKAYEENVLEKEHPRSIGLFTIPEYPELEARRGMWSAALEAILTTLRYLAPATLLTLFWGQESFLFRLLKSIDNAFRAIIFSSEEQKEDVLQWLAEAGPVRVEHLDTVWRHGWILCGVLDAALPGACAGHPPTRLSLKHAQTIADHYLGVEPVFSRQELESNDSLSKHQEWKLATFLDRVRQALAKVSPPVSKPPSHRTSPETSQFTLDYVARGSGLVAAQVRNKVYFKIYPTAQQCLDPGEITILIKGPRDTYGMTVIPPIFGKAQLIRQKLLGLQTKPAFTENALPITQGATYLRSYGKNDMNKTYFIPKDRYDIEINVDSKPEHSKIGYTVSYEGRHELSITSRGQHIVGSPFTVTASHNIIDILQQKSFCLEDGEEIDIVDIKSDRKVVLRIVDFVTEKMLLKENGTLEKISDDEAKILMTTDENQNSDETLSMGSQSDRSLLTSFDEPLMPQRFNTTAQKILKMNRVCKMFNSIMAEKQEMLESSSDSFFNKGNPQDVPDIVNSTLSETNTNKYVVNDKRDTFIIPESISVSLRTEKPKSLHEQVIFKESSQGYEPKEIPILVNDCKGEEIIIGRKMHEDNISFVSSSSNPFLNETYEQGYETEKILGSFINTEYETNRSQSEVTTTAPINIFVEETYSNTPSPLITNPFIEPDIVERPKTPVLKILTGDIADHKDSIYVNSGPMSSDLLQGNEFINPFFIHRHSIDEENDIPSNVTDFIIGAPVSLPPSLRVPTPEPALESLMIANNENITQIVPKGQEVQECASEVFSTPTHTNKSGRRSTDSLTFHSLDSDATENVEIINITTGEYNKDPNTEQSNITKSLTPRRDMWDSAYVSIDDSNSSPDTNNNESSMLCEIPKYRKNHTDLSGLKSEELIKMGPAERELWLTCSDLNVDDSCRIDEFRPTKSEIKRMTFTPIIEENDRSISSAMKELPRTDSITKQGGLETVTVAFAELNDMYHQYFPTSDSLTVNNDNIKEINEIQYTVEKNHIYVDSASEKLSDVKRRAKQIEGEISEVQSNVTESVSASQTLQNEIIESEEEKGEIKFGSDNRNNIVLERKKYWDDRIREIEAKSDEIKANQKKRRLSSKHLRPNDSLSKKRGKEIAKKILSEGGAVTQNVTEIIRQKYPTPQASIEETQTDGKLVEKWKKYWDDKLEVEREETDSIRSRSRSPKSSDSPIQMQSSPSKKDELGMNLTSSNTQSSPTRQELPEEVFKAFETSPKRFFGTSRKQILNKIDSFFGKPSVADQSSEDVCGAKYESGLVSSRISLFHNISQKDQAVPWKYRKSRSMHNIYHRKDSEKSIASADEVLSVDIENKRYQCEYLKQNENYLNASYETLSNIKKPEETASLKDKRARMTHKIHHKTFDETFNQKHGIEIYRENYDKKAKPLDSKSLSMNNSSTVLCKTTVSKSEMDIFSKTAVKVPQHDLDKYKSCEELPKINVKNVISIFESASKSVTEQKLVRRSSVKNTGANPLQVVSQLLDTAKPICTSSNSTSTSCSPLNSSSSRISSSPSTLHSTPNSTQSHSEFKPIEPQISHKRSTWVKNHEKESANKSLESATSMESIDIEIISMSDKCNQGSYQSISDIGVEIVESKSEISPEPTPDREIVPELKDYKSRFKMAKNYFKSLEELREPKKSSKLNECELMLYSTSDESPEHERPQKRVKKNIKAHSLPSSEISKAWEEMQENQGSASNNNKLVKISEKFNVEDLFNDVMEGKLSRQGSLRGIPHKKAVLETFRSMENVSVNKLSSYEMAVSQLNQYAKENKIKNAQTYLTEYPYLPTTDPSKYHSRFDAKASGLISMKELLNTKPRRNSVPDLRLNPTFTVEL